The proteins below come from a single Thermopolyspora flexuosa genomic window:
- a CDS encoding carbohydrate kinase family protein — protein sequence MPHTRVGPVAAVGVHIVDVLARPVEHIPEGQDTVLVEQIRITAAGSAAGTAVDLVKLGAEVSCHGAIGDDELGDFLLAVLGRHGVDTAGLARRTGEQTAASILPIRPDGGRPSFHVPGANLTVSPADVAPEAVLRAKAVHLGGMDVTFGLNDPGFLALLDRARAGGTVVTMDLLSNMPDLLTAAKAFLPHVDYVLPNLEQALAMTGAADAEGAAEALLAEGVRGVLITLGGDGSLVATADGVRERVPALEVPVRDTTGCGDAYCAGFIVGLLHGRDVLTAARWGTAAAAKTATGLGSDAGIVGLDDILALLGEAAAS from the coding sequence ATGCCCCACACGCGCGTAGGCCCGGTCGCCGCGGTCGGCGTGCACATCGTCGACGTGCTGGCGCGGCCGGTCGAACACATCCCCGAAGGTCAGGACACCGTGCTGGTGGAGCAGATCCGGATCACCGCCGCCGGATCCGCCGCCGGGACCGCCGTCGATCTCGTCAAGCTCGGCGCCGAGGTGAGCTGCCACGGCGCGATCGGGGACGACGAGCTGGGTGACTTCCTGCTCGCCGTGCTCGGCCGCCACGGTGTGGACACCGCCGGGCTGGCCCGCCGTACCGGGGAGCAGACCGCGGCCTCGATCCTGCCGATCCGGCCGGACGGCGGGCGGCCGAGCTTCCACGTGCCGGGCGCGAACCTCACCGTCTCCCCCGCCGACGTCGCGCCCGAGGCGGTGCTGCGCGCCAAGGCCGTGCACCTGGGCGGCATGGACGTGACGTTCGGCCTCAACGACCCGGGCTTCCTCGCGCTGCTCGACCGGGCCCGGGCGGGCGGCACCGTGGTCACGATGGACCTGCTGTCGAACATGCCCGACCTGCTCACCGCGGCGAAGGCGTTCCTGCCGCACGTCGACTACGTGCTGCCGAACCTGGAGCAGGCGCTCGCGATGACCGGCGCGGCGGACGCCGAGGGCGCGGCCGAGGCGCTGCTCGCCGAGGGGGTGCGCGGCGTCCTGATCACGCTCGGCGGCGACGGCAGCCTCGTCGCCACCGCCGACGGCGTGCGCGAGCGCGTCCCGGCGCTGGAGGTGCCGGTGCGCGACACCACCGGCTGCGGCGACGCGTACTGCGCCGGGTTCATCGTCGGCCTGCTGCACGGGCGCGACGTGCTCACCGCCGCCCGGTGGGGCACCGCCGCCGCGGCGAAGACCGCGACCGGTCTCGGCTCCGACGCCGGGATCGTCGGCCTCGACGACATCCTCGCGCTGCTCGGCGAAGCGGCGGCGTCCTGA
- a CDS encoding class II aldolase/adducin family protein, translating into MMEEPRERLCAYGRRAAELGLVVGTSGNLSVREGDLVAVTPSGVALDRLTPADCPVVDLEGYLVEGDRQPSSETPMHLAVYAETDAAAIVHTHATFSTVVASTLTELPPIHYNILLLGGPVRVAEYATYGTPELAANVRAALAGGRRAALLASHGAVTIGADLEQAFEATRLLEWLCEVYVRARAVGEPRVLSEAELAAVVERALNPPAYPRREPPSPAR; encoded by the coding sequence ATGATGGAGGAGCCGCGGGAGCGGTTGTGCGCGTACGGCCGGCGGGCGGCCGAGCTCGGCCTGGTGGTCGGCACGTCGGGGAACCTCAGCGTGCGGGAGGGCGACCTGGTCGCGGTCACGCCCTCGGGGGTGGCGCTCGACCGGCTCACCCCGGCCGACTGCCCGGTCGTCGACCTGGAGGGGTACCTCGTCGAGGGCGACCGGCAGCCGTCCTCGGAGACGCCGATGCACCTGGCGGTGTACGCCGAGACGGACGCGGCGGCGATCGTGCACACCCATGCAACGTTCAGCACGGTGGTGGCGAGCACGCTGACCGAGCTGCCGCCGATCCACTACAACATCCTGCTGCTCGGCGGGCCGGTGCGGGTCGCCGAGTACGCCACGTACGGCACGCCCGAGCTCGCCGCGAACGTGCGCGCGGCCCTGGCGGGCGGGCGGCGGGCCGCGCTGCTCGCCTCCCACGGCGCGGTGACCATCGGCGCCGACCTGGAGCAGGCGTTCGAGGCCACCCGGCTGCTGGAGTGGCTGTGCGAGGTGTACGTGCGGGCGCGCGCGGTGGGCGAGCCGCGGGTGCTGAGCGAGGCCGAGCTCGCGGCCGTGGTCGAGCGGGCGCTCAACCCGCCCGCCTATCCGCGGCGCGAGCCGCCGTCCCCCGCGCGCTGA
- a CDS encoding carbohydrate ABC transporter permease → MATPSSTATQATPAVAKAAAARHKGGGPGVFGVLAHIALAVWAILIIFPVLWTFLASFKTNAEIFGDPLTLPSSFAFDAWVRAWDKAHIGQYMWNTVFVVALSTTGTMLLGSMAAYVLARYEFPGNRIIYLLFVSGLAFPVFLALVPLFFVVRNIGLLGTHAGVILVYIAYSLPFTVFFLTAFFKSLPTSVAEAAMIDGCSHTRTFFQIMLPMAKPGLVSITIFNILGQWNQYLLPIVLLPGNVEDKWLLTQGIANISTNAGYEADWPGLFAGLSITVVPMVIVYIIFQRQIQSGLTSGAIK, encoded by the coding sequence ATGGCGACCCCATCCTCGACGGCGACCCAGGCGACCCCGGCCGTCGCTAAGGCGGCCGCGGCCCGGCACAAGGGCGGCGGCCCGGGCGTGTTCGGCGTGCTCGCGCACATCGCCCTGGCCGTCTGGGCGATCCTGATCATCTTCCCGGTGCTGTGGACGTTCCTGGCGTCGTTCAAGACGAACGCGGAGATCTTCGGCGACCCGCTCACCCTGCCGTCGAGCTTCGCGTTCGACGCCTGGGTCCGCGCCTGGGACAAGGCGCACATCGGCCAGTACATGTGGAACACCGTGTTCGTGGTGGCGCTGTCCACCACGGGCACCATGCTGCTCGGCTCGATGGCGGCGTACGTGCTCGCCCGGTACGAGTTCCCCGGCAACCGGATCATCTACCTGCTGTTCGTGTCCGGGCTGGCGTTCCCGGTGTTCCTCGCCCTGGTGCCGCTGTTCTTCGTGGTGCGCAACATCGGGCTGCTCGGCACGCACGCGGGCGTGATCCTCGTCTACATCGCCTACTCGCTGCCGTTCACGGTGTTCTTCCTCACCGCGTTCTTCAAGAGCCTGCCCACCTCGGTGGCCGAGGCGGCGATGATCGACGGCTGCTCGCACACCCGCACGTTCTTCCAGATCATGCTGCCGATGGCGAAGCCCGGCCTGGTCAGCATCACGATCTTCAACATCCTCGGGCAGTGGAACCAGTACCTGCTGCCGATCGTGCTGCTGCCCGGCAACGTCGAGGACAAGTGGCTGCTCACCCAGGGCATCGCGAACATCTCGACGAACGCGGGCTACGAGGCGGACTGGCCGGGCCTGTTCGCGGGCCTGAGCATCACCGTGGTGCCGATGGTGATCGTCTACATCATCTTCCAGCGCCAGATCCAGTCCGGCCTCACCTCGGGGGCGATCAAGTAG
- a CDS encoding DUF4032 domain-containing protein — protein sequence MPLQMTGAPSDPDLIRLPWDLPLEEWPERHFVALPRGISRHVVRFVRLSGHVYAIKEISARYAKREYTLLRDLARLDAPAVEPVAYVTGRTRANGEPIDAALITRHLQFALPYRAVLSGSLRPDTLTRLLDALAVLLVRLHLTGFFWGDCSLSNTLFRRDAGAFAAYLVDAETGELYPTLTRGQREHDIEVAHVNIYGEMLDLEAGGMLHPSIDPEAVAHEIVERYRRLWDELTEDEIIEEVEWHRIDERIRRLNQLGFDVAEMMIRRKAGTARLIVRPKVVDAGHHQRRLLRLTGLDVEENQARRLLNDLDSFRVAKGLRHEDEAIVAHRWLVEAFEPTVNAVPPELRGKLEPAQLYHEVLDHRWFESEKAGRDIGLEAAVRSYVEKVLVHKPDEQAVLPGTPEEAALTGADDEALSGTDGEEEALSGAGEGTGAA from the coding sequence GTGCCGCTCCAGATGACCGGTGCGCCCAGCGACCCGGACCTGATCCGCCTGCCGTGGGACCTCCCGCTCGAGGAGTGGCCCGAGCGCCACTTCGTCGCCCTCCCCCGCGGCATCTCCCGGCACGTGGTCCGGTTCGTCCGGCTCTCCGGCCACGTCTACGCGATCAAGGAGATCAGCGCGCGGTACGCCAAGCGCGAGTACACGCTGCTGCGCGACCTCGCCCGGCTCGACGCCCCGGCGGTGGAGCCGGTCGCCTACGTCACCGGGCGCACCCGCGCGAACGGCGAGCCGATCGACGCCGCGCTGATCACCCGGCACCTGCAGTTCGCCCTGCCGTACCGGGCGGTGCTGTCGGGCTCGCTGCGGCCGGACACCCTCACCCGGCTGCTCGACGCGCTCGCCGTGCTGCTCGTCCGGCTGCACCTGACCGGGTTCTTCTGGGGCGACTGCTCGCTGAGCAACACGCTGTTCCGCCGGGACGCCGGGGCGTTCGCCGCGTACCTGGTCGACGCGGAGACCGGCGAGCTCTACCCGACGCTCACCCGGGGGCAGCGGGAGCACGACATCGAGGTCGCGCATGTCAACATCTACGGCGAGATGCTCGACCTGGAGGCGGGCGGCATGCTCCACCCGAGCATCGACCCGGAGGCGGTCGCGCACGAGATCGTCGAACGGTACCGGCGGCTGTGGGACGAGCTCACCGAGGACGAGATCATCGAAGAGGTGGAGTGGCACCGCATCGACGAGCGCATCCGCCGCCTCAACCAGCTCGGCTTCGACGTGGCCGAGATGATGATCCGCCGCAAGGCCGGGACCGCCCGGCTCATCGTGCGGCCCAAGGTGGTCGACGCCGGGCACCACCAGCGGCGGCTGCTGCGGCTCACCGGCCTCGACGTGGAGGAGAACCAGGCGCGGCGGCTGCTCAACGACCTCGACTCGTTCCGGGTGGCGAAGGGGCTGCGGCACGAGGACGAGGCGATCGTCGCCCACCGCTGGCTGGTCGAGGCGTTCGAGCCCACGGTGAACGCGGTCCCGCCCGAGCTGCGCGGCAAGCTCGAGCCCGCCCAGCTCTACCACGAGGTGCTCGACCACCGCTGGTTCGAGTCCGAGAAGGCGGGCCGGGACATCGGGCTGGAGGCCGCGGTCCGGTCGTACGTCGAGAAGGTGCTCGTGCACAAGCCGGACGAGCAGGCGGTGCTGCCCGGGACGCCCGAGGAGGCGGCCCTGACCGGCGCGGACGATGAAGCCCTGTCCGGTACGGACGGCGAGGAGGAGGCCCTGTCCGGGGCGGGTGAGGGAACCGGGGCGGCCTGA
- the ngcE gene encoding N-acetylglucosamine/diacetylchitobiose ABC transporter substrate-binding protein: MSHTADTPGAITRRQLFRRIGLTALVAGPAAGLLNACATSGGGAAPAASGSAAATSAANPLGVDPTKPLEVVIFKGGLGDEYATQVHQPMYKKMYPQAEIKHVATQQIAQTLQPRFASGDVPDMISNAGADLMDEGALVAEGQLLDLTPLFEAPSLDDPSKKVRETLLPGTVEAGMIQGKPYVLKYVTSTYGMWYDANLFQEKGWTPPKTFDEFKAFCETAKSAGIVPYAYAGKNAAYYQYWMILISAAKIGGNEVLVNIDNLADGAWTAEPVRQAAAAWAEIGPYMGKSFEGLIHTEVQTRQNQGKIAFYPSGSWLENEQKSNTPPNFAYAIAPTPSVTASDKMPYEAIRVAPGENYIVPAQAKNPQGGLEYLRIMLSKEGARGFTEKSGNFTVVMGATDGLELSPGNKSVAEAQKAAGQNIVTHSLFETWYKELETELRKQTNALMFGRISADEFCEKMQAAADKTKNDDSIVKQQRSI, encoded by the coding sequence ATGTCCCACACCGCCGACACGCCGGGCGCCATCACCCGGCGGCAGCTCTTCCGCCGCATCGGCCTCACCGCGCTCGTCGCCGGTCCCGCCGCCGGACTGCTCAACGCGTGCGCCACCAGTGGCGGCGGGGCGGCTCCCGCGGCCTCCGGCAGCGCCGCCGCGACCTCCGCGGCGAACCCCCTCGGCGTGGACCCGACCAAGCCGCTGGAGGTCGTGATCTTCAAGGGCGGCCTCGGCGACGAGTACGCCACCCAGGTCCACCAGCCGATGTACAAGAAGATGTATCCGCAGGCGGAGATCAAGCACGTCGCCACGCAGCAGATCGCGCAGACGCTGCAGCCCCGGTTCGCCAGCGGCGACGTGCCGGACATGATCTCCAACGCGGGCGCCGACCTCATGGACGAGGGCGCGCTGGTCGCCGAGGGCCAGCTGCTCGACCTCACCCCGCTGTTCGAGGCCCCCTCGCTCGACGACCCGAGCAAGAAGGTGCGCGAGACCCTGCTGCCCGGCACCGTCGAGGCGGGCATGATCCAGGGCAAGCCGTACGTGCTCAAGTACGTCACCTCGACGTACGGCATGTGGTACGACGCCAACCTGTTCCAGGAGAAGGGCTGGACCCCGCCGAAGACCTTCGACGAGTTCAAGGCCTTCTGCGAGACCGCCAAGAGCGCCGGCATCGTGCCGTACGCGTACGCGGGCAAGAACGCCGCCTACTACCAGTACTGGATGATCCTCATCTCGGCGGCGAAGATCGGCGGCAACGAGGTGCTCGTCAACATCGACAACCTCGCCGACGGCGCGTGGACCGCCGAGCCGGTACGGCAGGCCGCCGCGGCCTGGGCGGAGATCGGCCCGTACATGGGCAAGTCGTTCGAGGGCCTCATCCACACCGAGGTGCAGACCCGGCAGAACCAGGGGAAGATCGCCTTCTACCCGTCCGGCTCCTGGCTGGAGAACGAGCAGAAGAGCAACACCCCGCCGAACTTCGCCTACGCGATCGCCCCCACGCCGAGCGTGACCGCGAGCGACAAGATGCCGTACGAGGCGATCCGCGTGGCCCCGGGCGAGAACTACATCGTGCCGGCGCAGGCGAAGAACCCGCAGGGCGGCCTGGAGTACCTGCGGATCATGCTCTCCAAGGAGGGCGCGCGCGGCTTCACCGAGAAGTCCGGCAACTTCACCGTGGTGATGGGCGCGACCGACGGCCTGGAGCTCTCCCCCGGCAACAAGAGCGTCGCCGAGGCGCAGAAGGCCGCGGGGCAGAACATCGTGACCCACTCGCTCTTCGAGACCTGGTACAAGGAGCTCGAGACCGAGCTGCGCAAGCAGACCAACGCCCTGATGTTCGGCCGCATCAGCGCGGACGAGTTCTGCGAGAAGATGCAGGCCGCGGCGGACAAGACCAAGAACGACGACTCGATCGTCAAGCAGCAGCGGAGCATCTAG
- a CDS encoding aminotransferase class III-fold pyridoxal phosphate-dependent enzyme → MTASGTGPSDAALRERAARVIPGGMYGHLNAALHGPTYPQFFVRGEGCRQWDADGREYIDLMCSWGPIVLGHRHPKVEEAAARQLAQGDCLNGPGPVMVELAELLVDLVPSADWAMFSKNGTDATTQALMVARAATGRTKVLKAHGAYHGADPWCTPSPAGTTPNERADLIEFTYNDLASAEEAAARADGDVAAIIVTPFKHDAFEDQELADPEFVRGVRALADRIGAALVIDDVRAGFRLDLRGSWERYGVRPDLTAWSKAMGNGYAIAAVTGTDALRDAATTLYSTGSFWFSAVAMAAAKATIETLRDEDGIAAMEHAGRLLRDGLEEQARAHGFTVRQTGPVQIPWLSFEGDTTLEKGMYFSAACLRHGVYLHPWHNWFLSAAHTEKDIKQALEGTDRAFAETRAHFGAG, encoded by the coding sequence ATGACGGCATCCGGCACAGGGCCATCCGACGCGGCGCTGCGCGAGCGCGCGGCCCGGGTGATCCCCGGCGGCATGTACGGCCACCTCAACGCGGCGCTCCACGGGCCGACGTACCCCCAGTTCTTCGTCCGGGGCGAGGGCTGCCGGCAGTGGGACGCCGACGGGCGCGAGTACATCGACCTCATGTGCAGCTGGGGGCCGATCGTGCTCGGCCACCGCCACCCCAAGGTGGAGGAGGCGGCGGCCCGCCAGCTCGCCCAGGGCGACTGCCTCAACGGGCCGGGCCCGGTCATGGTGGAGCTCGCCGAGCTGCTCGTCGACCTCGTCCCGAGCGCGGACTGGGCGATGTTCTCCAAGAACGGCACCGACGCCACCACCCAGGCGCTCATGGTGGCCCGCGCCGCCACCGGGCGCACCAAGGTGCTCAAGGCGCACGGCGCGTACCACGGCGCCGACCCGTGGTGCACGCCGAGCCCGGCCGGGACCACCCCGAACGAGCGGGCCGACCTGATCGAGTTCACCTACAACGACCTGGCGAGCGCCGAGGAGGCCGCGGCGCGGGCCGACGGCGACGTGGCGGCGATCATCGTCACGCCGTTCAAGCACGACGCGTTCGAGGACCAGGAGCTCGCCGACCCGGAGTTCGTGCGGGGCGTCCGGGCGCTCGCCGACCGGATCGGCGCCGCGCTCGTCATCGACGACGTGCGCGCGGGCTTCCGGCTCGACCTGCGCGGCTCCTGGGAGCGGTACGGCGTGCGGCCGGACCTGACCGCGTGGAGCAAGGCGATGGGCAACGGGTACGCGATCGCGGCGGTGACCGGCACCGACGCGCTGCGCGACGCGGCCACCACGCTGTACTCGACCGGCTCGTTCTGGTTCTCCGCGGTGGCGATGGCCGCGGCGAAGGCCACCATCGAGACGCTGCGCGACGAGGACGGCATCGCGGCGATGGAGCACGCCGGGCGGCTGCTCCGCGACGGCCTTGAGGAGCAGGCGCGCGCCCACGGGTTCACGGTCCGGCAGACCGGGCCGGTGCAGATCCCCTGGCTGAGCTTCGAGGGTGACACCACCCTGGAGAAGGGCATGTACTTCAGCGCCGCGTGCCTGCGGCACGGGGTCTACCTGCACCCGTGGCACAACTGGTTCCTGTCGGCCGCCCACACCGAGAAGGACATCAAGCAGGCGCTCGAGGGCACCGACCGGGCCTTCGCCGAGACCCGCGCGCACTTCGGCGCGGGCTGA
- a CDS encoding N-acetylmuramoyl-L-alanine amidase has product MRRTDRGATRRLRAAVRVTAGAAAGIMTGIAGGVAAPPPEAEAGTARPAAAIGQAEPGRTGTARQRAFAEAAAEFGVPVEVLLAVSYHESRWEHHDGEPSVAGGYGPMHLVHADLSATRGEGFAPVSTAATGARLANLPLTSVLTDDRANIRAGAALLARYGRAARGGAAPPRDDIGAWYPAVVRWAATPYPDEARNFADDVYRTIRKGVRRTTDDGQRVELAARPDVRPDPGRLAAFRLRPPKRKRAAQCPPGMTCGVIETAYHRLDAEDPASFCNYASAQRPKDSFIRFIVLHDTETSYKRTRALPRSPKYCASWHYLVRSRDGKVDQALDVRHVAWHAGNWWINSHSIGIEQEGWASRGGRWYTERMYRSTARLVRYLAERYDIPLDRGHILGHDNVPADSGKGVRAMHHDPGPYWNWAYFFKLLGAPIRATAGPDSELVTIRPNFKRNRLVFSGCVPKNEPKDGGKCGAAPPRPSSAVMLRTEPRDDAPLIADPYLHPNGGPGTNRYGDWGARASTGQRFVVAERAGDWVAIWYGGRLAWLKNPADNPVLVPTAGAYVTPRPGLESAAVYGRPFPEPDELPPHVAQWTYGRGRVPGPYDRYEIPAGQAYALIDTFEADVYYAAHHDASAPGDRTLYTGSRVFHLIHFNHRYAFVADDEVEVLQAG; this is encoded by the coding sequence GTGCGCAGAACGGATCGTGGAGCGACGAGGCGGCTGCGGGCCGCGGTACGGGTGACGGCCGGGGCCGCGGCCGGGATCATGACGGGGATCGCGGGCGGCGTCGCCGCGCCGCCGCCCGAGGCGGAGGCCGGTACGGCACGGCCGGCGGCGGCCATCGGGCAGGCCGAGCCGGGGCGGACCGGCACCGCGCGGCAGCGGGCGTTCGCCGAGGCGGCGGCCGAGTTCGGCGTGCCGGTCGAGGTGCTGCTCGCCGTCTCCTACCACGAGTCGCGCTGGGAGCACCACGACGGCGAGCCGTCCGTCGCCGGCGGGTACGGCCCGATGCACCTGGTCCACGCGGACCTGTCGGCCACCCGCGGCGAGGGCTTCGCCCCGGTCTCCACGGCGGCCACCGGGGCCCGGCTCGCGAACCTCCCCTTGACCAGCGTGCTCACCGACGACCGGGCGAACATCCGCGCCGGGGCCGCGCTGCTCGCCCGGTACGGCCGGGCCGCGCGCGGCGGCGCCGCCCCGCCGCGCGACGACATCGGCGCCTGGTACCCCGCGGTGGTGCGCTGGGCGGCCACGCCGTACCCGGACGAGGCCCGGAACTTCGCCGATGATGTGTACCGGACGATCCGTAAAGGAGTGCGGAGGACCACCGATGACGGCCAGCGCGTCGAGCTGGCGGCCCGCCCGGACGTGAGGCCCGACCCGGGCCGCCTCGCCGCGTTCCGGCTGCGGCCACCCAAGCGCAAGCGCGCCGCCCAGTGCCCGCCGGGCATGACCTGCGGCGTGATCGAGACCGCGTACCACCGGCTGGACGCGGAGGACCCGGCGAGCTTCTGCAACTACGCCTCGGCGCAGCGGCCGAAGGACTCGTTCATCCGGTTCATCGTGCTGCACGACACCGAGACGAGCTACAAGCGCACCCGGGCGCTGCCGCGCAGCCCGAAGTACTGCGCGAGCTGGCACTACCTGGTCCGGTCCCGGGACGGCAAGGTCGACCAGGCGCTCGACGTGCGCCACGTGGCCTGGCACGCGGGCAACTGGTGGATCAACTCGCACTCGATCGGCATCGAGCAGGAGGGCTGGGCGAGCCGGGGCGGCCGCTGGTACACCGAGCGCATGTACCGGTCGACCGCGCGCCTGGTGCGCTACCTCGCCGAGCGGTACGACATCCCGCTCGACCGCGGGCACATCCTCGGCCACGACAACGTCCCGGCCGACTCGGGCAAGGGCGTGCGGGCGATGCACCACGACCCCGGCCCGTACTGGAACTGGGCGTACTTCTTCAAGCTGCTCGGCGCGCCGATCCGCGCCACCGCCGGGCCGGACTCCGAGCTCGTCACCATCCGCCCGAACTTCAAGCGGAACCGGCTGGTGTTCTCCGGCTGCGTGCCGAAGAACGAGCCGAAGGACGGCGGCAAGTGCGGCGCGGCCCCGCCCCGGCCGTCGAGCGCGGTCATGCTGCGCACCGAGCCACGCGACGACGCCCCGCTCATCGCCGACCCCTACCTGCACCCGAACGGCGGGCCGGGCACGAACCGGTACGGCGACTGGGGCGCCCGTGCCTCCACCGGCCAGCGGTTCGTGGTCGCCGAGCGGGCGGGCGACTGGGTGGCGATCTGGTACGGCGGGCGCCTCGCCTGGCTGAAGAACCCGGCCGACAACCCCGTGCTGGTCCCCACCGCCGGGGCGTACGTCACCCCGCGTCCCGGCCTGGAGTCCGCGGCGGTGTACGGCCGGCCGTTCCCGGAGCCCGACGAGCTGCCGCCGCACGTGGCCCAGTGGACCTACGGCCGCGGGCGGGTGCCGGGGCCGTACGACCGGTACGAGATCCCGGCGGGCCAGGCGTACGCGCTGATCGACACGTTCGAGGCGGACGTCTACTACGCGGCCCACCACGACGCCTCGGCCCCCGGCGACCGCACGCTCTACACCGGGTCCCGCGTCTTCCACCTCATCCACTTCAACCACCGGTACGCGTTCGTGGCCGACGACGAGGTGGAGGTGCTGCAGGCCGGGTGA
- a CDS encoding carbohydrate ABC transporter permease yields MRHGKYPFIIGFLAAPLILYVVFVISPYLQAFYIALTDWRGITATPNFTGLDNFARLLEDEVFWAAVRHHIVLLVAMPLLTIAIALFFAYLLNLGGGSRGGRMNGVAGSTFYRVVFFFPQVLAVAIVGVLFQAIYRPDESGVINGVLARFGIEPIGWLTNPDIALWSIIGVMVWQAVGFYVVLFSAGMSAIPKDVFEAAALDGAGRIRMFFSITLPLLWDTLQVGWVYLGIAAFDGFALVQVLSVDRGGPDNATTVLPLEIWRNAFNFSKYGYASAMGVALFFMTITFAVLTLRVTRRERIEY; encoded by the coding sequence GTGCGGCATGGCAAGTACCCGTTCATCATCGGCTTCCTCGCGGCCCCGCTGATCCTCTACGTCGTCTTCGTGATCAGCCCGTACCTCCAGGCGTTCTACATCGCGCTCACCGACTGGAGGGGCATCACCGCGACCCCGAACTTCACCGGACTCGACAACTTCGCCCGGCTGCTCGAGGACGAGGTGTTCTGGGCCGCGGTGCGCCACCACATCGTGCTGCTGGTCGCGATGCCGCTGCTCACCATCGCGATCGCGCTGTTCTTCGCGTACCTGCTCAACCTCGGCGGCGGCAGCCGCGGCGGGCGGATGAACGGCGTGGCCGGGTCGACCTTCTACCGGGTGGTGTTCTTCTTCCCGCAGGTCCTGGCGGTGGCGATCGTCGGCGTGCTGTTCCAGGCGATCTACCGCCCGGACGAGAGCGGCGTGATCAACGGGGTGCTCGCCCGGTTCGGCATCGAGCCGATCGGCTGGCTCACCAACCCCGACATCGCGCTGTGGTCGATCATCGGCGTGATGGTCTGGCAGGCGGTCGGCTTCTACGTGGTGCTGTTCTCCGCCGGCATGTCGGCGATCCCGAAGGACGTGTTCGAGGCGGCCGCGCTCGACGGGGCCGGCCGCATCCGGATGTTCTTCTCCATCACGCTGCCGCTGCTGTGGGACACCCTCCAGGTCGGCTGGGTCTACCTCGGCATCGCCGCGTTCGACGGGTTCGCGCTCGTCCAGGTGCTCTCGGTGGACCGGGGCGGCCCGGACAACGCGACCACGGTACTGCCGCTGGAGATCTGGCGTAACGCCTTCAACTTCTCCAAGTACGGCTACGCGTCCGCGATGGGCGTGGCGCTGTTCTTCATGACGATCACCTTCGCGGTGCTGACCCTGCGCGTGACCCGGCGCGAGAGGATCGAGTACTGA
- a CDS encoding TetR/AcrR family transcriptional regulator has protein sequence MARSVDHQRRRMEVLAAARRVIVRDGIEAATTRNIAREAGCSSGALTHYFAGKDDILSSLLRHSHEHVRRRRRERTAGVRGLAALRELLLDSLPLDAERTRETRMEIDFWSRGLTAEHLADVQRREHAKLRAAIRRRLAEAHEAGEITLPRTPPPEVLAEIAAKGTPRAADRPAVPEGEDPPAEEPGKEDGPPRPQDLDAVAERLLALVDGLSVHLLLYPDRLSRAEAERLVLAELAALAR, from the coding sequence ATGGCCAGAAGCGTTGACCATCAGCGGCGGCGCATGGAGGTCCTCGCGGCCGCCCGCCGGGTGATCGTGCGCGACGGCATCGAGGCGGCGACCACCCGGAACATCGCCCGGGAGGCGGGCTGCTCCAGCGGGGCGCTCACCCACTACTTCGCCGGCAAGGACGACATCCTCTCCTCGCTGCTGCGCCACTCCCACGAGCACGTACGGCGCCGCCGCCGGGAACGGACCGCGGGTGTGCGCGGCCTCGCCGCGCTGCGCGAGCTGCTGCTCGACAGCCTCCCGCTCGACGCCGAGCGCACCCGCGAGACCCGCATGGAGATCGACTTCTGGAGCCGGGGCCTCACCGCCGAGCACCTCGCCGACGTGCAGCGGCGGGAGCACGCCAAGCTGCGCGCGGCGATCCGCCGCCGCCTCGCCGAGGCCCACGAGGCCGGGGAGATCACCCTGCCCCGCACCCCGCCGCCCGAGGTGCTCGCCGAGATCGCCGCCAAGGGCACGCCGCGGGCCGCGGACCGGCCGGCCGTACCGGAGGGGGAGGACCCGCCGGCGGAGGAGCCGGGGAAGGAGGACGGCCCGCCACGCCCGCAGGACCTCGACGCGGTCGCCGAGCGGCTGCTCGCCCTCGTCGACGGCCTCAGCGTGCACCTGCTGCTCTACCCGGACCGGCTGAGCCGGGCCGAGGCGGAGCGCCTGGTCCTCGCCGAGCTCGCCGCGCTCGCCCGCTGA